The following proteins are co-located in the Rhodothermales bacterium genome:
- the ilvD gene encoding dihydroxy-acid dehydratase, translating to MPPRPKRRSDTVKKGFERAPHRSLLKATGQIRDDADFDRPFVGICNSYIDLIPGHVHLQEFGRVVKEAVREAGAVPFEFNTIGVDDGIAMGHIGMRYSLPSRELIADSVETVAAAHWLDGLVCIPNCDKIVPGMLMAALRLNIPVIFVSGGPMKAGKTPAGETVDLISVFEGVGLRQKGEIDDAELKILEDFGCPTCGSCSGMFTANSMNCIMEALGLALPGNGSILAVDPRREELARKAASKIVDLIDADLKPRDIVTRDAFDDAFALDMAMGGSTNTILHLLAAAHEAEIPYDLHRINQISSQVPYLCKVAPATRNVHMEDVDNAGGVPAILKELSSIGVLHLDRPTVTGLTVGENLEQATNHRPELIRSVDNAFRPTGGLSVLFGNLAPDGCVVKTGAVADDMLAFEGSARIYENQDDAVAGILGGEVTAGDVVVIRYEGPRGGPGMPEMLQPTSALAGMGLDKSVAMLTDGRFSGGTRGLSIGHCSPEAASGGPIALVVPGDRILIDINSRSIQLQVSEEEIERRRSELLPFQPKIRGGYLERYTFFVTSASDGAVLRVPTTDPANSANRQRTAEARPHQVVR from the coding sequence ATGCCACCGCGTCCAAAACGAAGAAGCGATACCGTCAAGAAGGGATTCGAGAGAGCCCCGCACCGGAGTCTGCTGAAGGCCACCGGCCAGATCCGTGACGATGCGGACTTTGACCGACCCTTCGTCGGGATATGCAACTCCTACATCGACCTTATCCCGGGGCACGTGCACCTGCAGGAGTTCGGCCGCGTCGTAAAAGAGGCGGTCCGCGAGGCAGGAGCCGTCCCGTTCGAATTCAATACCATCGGGGTCGACGATGGCATTGCCATGGGTCACATCGGCATGCGGTACTCGCTACCATCCCGCGAATTGATCGCCGACTCCGTTGAGACCGTTGCCGCCGCGCACTGGCTCGACGGGCTCGTCTGCATCCCCAATTGCGACAAGATTGTGCCGGGGATGCTGATGGCTGCTTTGAGGCTGAACATTCCGGTGATCTTTGTGTCCGGCGGGCCAATGAAGGCGGGCAAGACGCCGGCAGGGGAGACGGTTGATCTGATCTCGGTCTTTGAGGGTGTCGGGCTTCGCCAGAAAGGCGAAATAGATGATGCCGAACTGAAGATCCTGGAAGATTTCGGATGTCCGACCTGTGGATCGTGTTCCGGCATGTTCACGGCCAACTCGATGAACTGCATCATGGAGGCGCTCGGGCTCGCGCTTCCTGGCAATGGCTCGATCCTCGCGGTCGACCCGCGACGCGAAGAACTGGCTCGAAAGGCCGCTTCGAAGATCGTCGATCTGATCGATGCCGATCTCAAACCTCGCGACATCGTTACGCGCGACGCATTCGACGATGCGTTCGCTCTCGACATGGCGATGGGCGGATCGACCAACACGATTCTGCATCTTCTGGCGGCCGCGCACGAAGCCGAGATTCCTTACGACCTGCATCGCATCAATCAGATCTCAAGTCAGGTCCCCTATCTCTGTAAAGTTGCTCCCGCCACGCGCAACGTCCACATGGAAGATGTAGATAATGCAGGCGGCGTCCCGGCCATACTCAAAGAGCTTTCAAGCATCGGCGTGTTGCATCTCGATCGCCCGACCGTCACGGGTCTCACGGTGGGCGAGAATCTCGAGCAAGCCACGAATCATCGGCCGGAGCTCATTCGATCGGTGGATAACGCGTTTCGTCCTACCGGCGGACTCTCCGTCCTCTTCGGTAATCTCGCTCCCGACGGTTGTGTGGTGAAGACGGGGGCTGTAGCCGACGACATGCTCGCGTTCGAGGGGAGCGCACGCATATACGAAAATCAGGATGATGCAGTCGCGGGAATTCTCGGTGGTGAGGTGACGGCCGGCGATGTTGTGGTGATTCGCTACGAAGGACCGCGCGGCGGACCAGGCATGCCGGAGATGCTCCAGCCAACATCCGCGCTCGCAGGCATGGGACTCGACAAATCCGTCGCCATGCTGACCGATGGCCGGTTCTCGGGAGGAACGCGCGGCCTGTCCATCGGACACTGCTCACCGGAGGCGGCCTCCGGTGGACCGATTGCTCTTGTTGTACCGGGTGATCGCATCTTGATCGACATCAACTCGCGAAGCATCCAGCTCCAGGTATCCGAAGAGGAAATCGAACGACGCCGCTCGGAGCTGCTGCCGTTTCAACCGAAGATTCGGGGTGGCTATCTGGAGCGATACACCTTCTTTGTTACGAGCGCCTCGGACGGCGCCGTGCTGCGTGTGCCGACGACGGACCCGGCAAATTCCGCAAACAGACAGCGCACCGCCGAAGCCCGGCCACACCAGGTTGTCCGCTGA